The Candidatus Bathyarchaeota archaeon genomic interval GAAATTGCCATGCGCTTCACCAAAGACTTCTACGCTGAACATAAAGACTTCATCACGGAGTTGGCGCAGAAATTCGGTAAACCCATCCTCGCCGAAGTCTGGAATGAACGGTTCTTCTACTTCGCGCTAAAATGGGACCTCAACTTCGTCGATAACCAAGACAAAGCTGCAGCGCTCAGCACCGACCAAATCGACGTAGAGAACGCTAAACGTTACGAAATCACCTTTGTGGATGAGAAAGGCGAAAAGCAGTATCCGTTGATTCTTCACTGTTCGCCCAGCGGCGCCATCGAACGCGACATATACGCGTTGCTTGAGAAGGCGTATCGCGAGCAGATGACGGGCAAAGCGCCTATGCTGCCCCTTTGGCTGTCTCCGACTCAGGTGCGCCTAATCCCCATCTCGGATAAGTTCCTTGACAAAGTTGACGCCCTAGCAGCCCAAATCAGTCAGCACAACATCCGCGTGGACATCGATGATTCCTCCTCTACGTTGCAGAAGAAGATTCGTGAAGCTGAACAGGAATGGGTTCCATACATCATCGTGGTGGGCGAGAAAGAAATCGAATCTGGCACTTTGTCGGTTCGGGACCGTGAACAGAAGGGTAAACAAGAAGCCCTAACCGTTGAGCAACTGGTGACGAAAGTCTCAGAGAAAATTGCGGGTAAACCTTACAAGTCCTTGCCGCTGCCGATGTATCTGTCTAAGCGTCCACAATTCCACGGTTGATATATGAATTATACGTATCATCGACGCAAAATATATCAAAGATTTGGACACTAACAAACAGCTATCCAAGAAGTGGAAAACAAATGACCAATGAACTACAAATATACATAGACGGCACGTTTTACCCTAAATCAGAGGCTAAAATCTCTGTCTATGACCACGGGTTCCTCTACGGCGACGGCGTGTTTGAGGGAATCCGCGCATACAACGGTTTCGTGTTTAAACTAAAAGAACACGTTGACCGCCTCTACCGCAGTGCACACGCCATAACCCTAAAAATCCCCTTAACCAAAGACGAAATGGTAGCCGCAGTCGTAGAAACTCTACGCAAAAACAACATGAAAGACAGCTACATCCGCCTCATAGTCTCCCGCGGAGTCGGCGACCTCGGCCTTGACCCCCGTAAATGCCCCAAAGCCGCCGTCATAATCATCGCAGACACCATCAACATCAAAGCAGGCGACGCCAAAGAAACCGGCATAACAGTTATGTTCACTTGGGTTAGGCGAAATCCAGTTGACGCAACCACTCACGAAGTTAAATCCCTCAACTACCTCAACAGCATCATGGGCAAAATCGAAGCTAACGCATGGGGCGTCGACGAAGCCATCTGTCTTGAAGCAAACGGCTACGTCACTGAAGGTGTCGGCGAAAACGTCTTCATAATCAGGGACGGCGAAGTCTACACGCCTCCAGCAGCTACAGGAGCCCTTTCAGGTATCACCGCATCAGTCATAGTGAAGCTCTGCGAGAAACTAAACCTCAAACTCAACATAACAAACCTCACACCCTTCATGATTTTCACCGCAGACGAAGCCTTCTTTACTGGAACCGCCATGGAAATGGTGCCAATCCGCGAAGTCAACAAACGCCTAATCGGCGACGGCAAACCTGGCCCTGTCACAAAGAAGCTGCTAGCTGAGTTCCATAAAGTAATCGAAGACCCAGCTAACGGCACAAAAATCTAACTTTTCTTTTTGTTTTTTCTTTTGTTTCTGTTTATTTACTGATAGCCCTCAAAAATGGGCAACAACAAAATTGAAATCGAGAATTCTGGGTTTAGCAGACAAGCAAAAAGAGAAATGTTGAAGGTTTAACCGTAGCCTACGCGGCCGCGGCTGTCACTTTTTGCCTTCTTTTTCATGAAACCCTCCAAGGCATTGTATGCTTCTTCGAGTTCATGAATCGGCGGCAAAAACACAATCCGCGCATGGTCCTTGCCATACACGGGGTCGAAGCCCGAGCCGTTGACGATTAGGACGCCTGTTTCTTTGAGTAGTTGTACCACGAAATCCATGTCATTCTTCCATCTTTGGCCAATGCCCTCTATTTTGGGGAAGATGTAGAAGGCGCCTTCAGGTTTGGTGGTGGATATGCCTTCGATTTCGTTGAGACGTTTCCATGAGAAGTCGCGCCTCTCCTTTAGCCGTTCGACGATGTCTTTGACGAAGTCTTGGGGTCCATTAAGCGCGGCGGTGGCGGCGATTTGCACAGGTGTGTTGGCGCAGATGCGGATTCTGCACTGCTTCTCAACACCGTTTTTGAGTGCACTCAGCGATTGGCCTTCGCCTTTGAAATACATGTAGCCTAAACGCCAACCAGTCATTTGGTAGACCTTGGAGAACCCGTTTAACCCGACTACGGGTACGTCTTTGGTGACGTTGGC includes:
- the ilvE gene encoding branched-chain-amino-acid transaminase translates to MTNELQIYIDGTFYPKSEAKISVYDHGFLYGDGVFEGIRAYNGFVFKLKEHVDRLYRSAHAITLKIPLTKDEMVAAVVETLRKNNMKDSYIRLIVSRGVGDLGLDPRKCPKAAVIIIADTINIKAGDAKETGITVMFTWVRRNPVDATTHEVKSLNYLNSIMGKIEANAWGVDEAICLEANGYVTEGVGENVFIIRDGEVYTPPAATGALSGITASVIVKLCEKLNLKLNITNLTPFMIFTADEAFFTGTAMEMVPIREVNKRLIGDGKPGPVTKKLLAEFHKVIEDPANGTKI